In the Dermochelys coriacea isolate rDerCor1 chromosome 23, rDerCor1.pri.v4, whole genome shotgun sequence genome, tttgttccccatccataaaaccGGGATGATGAGTCTGCCTTGTCTGGTAGGGTTGTTGTGAGCTCTTCAGTATGGAGACAGtctgggtctgggcagcacccagcacGACAGGTCCCCAATCTgggtggggtctgggcagcgcctggcacgacggggccctggGGCTTTGCTGGGATGATGCGCCAGGTGGCATGGACTGGAGTATAACAGGCCATCACTCGGGGAACATGGCTCTCACCAGGCAGCGCTGTGCTGTCCTATGGCTGCCCGAGGCCGGGTTCCTGGCACTTTCCTGGCCGCAGTTGGAGGCAGGATGCTGCCTGGTTCTTGTGTGCAAGGGGCTGCTCCGGGCCCTTGCTGCAGGCTGACGCTGGGCTGTGCGGACACATCTCCTGCGCTGGGCAGGTTCAGTAGGTCTCAGAGTTGGCGGCTTCAGGGAAGGGCCCCCTGGTGAATCTGGTCCAATCTGCCCACCATCTGCGCCACCCCCAGGGTCGAGGTTCGGCCTCGATTTGACCTGGGTGTGGGACGTGCGAGGCAGCCCTGGGTGGGACGTGGCGCTGAATGAATCAGCTGCTCTGCTGGTGCCTGTCACAGCTGGAGGAGTCAGTgtgctgtctgcactggggtTTCTCCTGCCACTCAGTCACCTCCCCTGTTAGATAGCACAGTCAGTGAATCTAACCACTAGCcctcactgccctcccagagctggggagagaacccaggagtcctggctcccagctccctctgctctaaccactagcccccactcccctcccagagccaaggatagaacccaggagtcctggctcccagcattaaccactagacaccactgTGCCGTCTCCAGCCCTACAGCacaaaggctgggggggggggctgggcccttTTGTCCCGCTACGTCAGTGCAGAgatgggggtgggcggggcgtttCCTCCCCATTACTCTGCCCCGCTGGGTCCATTCCCGGCAGGAAGTGGAGGCAGCGTGGCCATTTATGGTAACAAAACTAGGGACTGGCTCGAGAGCAGGAGCAGGATGGAAGGAGCCGGGCAGCAGGGCGGCCAGGCCCTTGGGGAGATGTATGTGCACActtgcacatgtgcacacactcacacatacacacagaggcaCACGCACATGCATGCACTCACACACaggtacacacacatgcacacttgcacacatgcacacatacttGCACATGCAGTCGTGCACTCACATGCACATACACTTGCACAtgcacacattcacacacactcacatgtgcacacacatgtgcactcacatgcatgcatgcactcaGTCCCCCCCCAGTTGAAGGCTCTTGGAAAGCTGCCTCAGGGAGCCCTGGTGGTCCGGGTTGCAGTAGTGCCCATGGATTGGTCCATGTACCCGTGGGAAGGAGCTCGCTGGTTGCCCAATGCCCCGACATTGGGGTCCCTCAAGTACAGCCCAGCCCAGGGTTCCTGGTCTGCTCCTGGCCCCTTGGTGACTCCAGCCAGAGCCTCGTGCTGCACTCTGGAAGTGGAGCAGGACCTGACCCCCATGGCTAGTGGTGCACGtgccccaggcagggcagggagctgctggtgggatgggggtggggtccacATGATGCTGGGAGCTTTGTGTGCATATGCATGTGGCTGTCAAGTGTATGTGGTGCACgtcattgtgtgtgtgggggggtgtttgcaCACGTGAAGCTGCTGCTAACCATCCCACTGGGGACAGCAGGTTTCTGAGCCCGGAGCGCGTTAGGCCGGCTGGGTGGAAGTGGCCCCAGGAACCAGCCCCCAGGGAGGGGGTGTCATTctcactggggctggggctgcaccgTAGCCGTGTCCCTGAGACCCCGCAATGCCAGGTCTTGGCTCTGcaagccccagcccctcctcctgccttgttccgTCCCTGTGGGAACTCAGCCTCAGCCCCGGCCCCACACTCCCTGCCGTGCGGTTCGCAAACACCCCCCAGGCTGGGTGCCCCAGACAGAGCTGTGGCCCCCCGGTAACGCTCCCTGCTCTGGCTGTTGCAGGTGGAGATGCTGCCCCCCGCGGCCAGCTGAAGGGGCGGAGAGCGAGGGCGGTCGCCCTGACGCCGGGATCCTGAGTTGCCGTGCCGACCGGGGGTTCCTGCGAAACCCCAGAGGAAGGGGACGTCCTGGGCCGGTCCTGCTGGCGGCTGAGCTCCCAAGGTACCATCCCAGCCGGGCTCCAGAGAGCACCCGCCAGGCCGGGGAGGGACTGGCCCCCGGGGGCACCTGCCAGGCCTCAGAGCCGCCGGCCGCCCCGCCATGCCCGCCAAGACCCCCATCTACCTGAAGACCTCGACGCCGAAGCGGGGCCGGAAGCTGCGGCTGCGGGACGTCCTGTCGAGCGACATGATCAGCCCGCCGCTGGGGGACTTCCGGCACAGCGCCCACATCGGGCCGGAGGGCGAGGGCGACATGTTCGGGGAACTCTCCTTCCTGCAGGGCAAGTACGACCTGCTGCCCCCCCTGGGCCGCCGCCTGGCCTCGCAGAGCGCCCAGGCCGTGGGCCACGAGCCGGCCCGGGGCCCCGCTGCCAGCGGCTACCGCAGCCTGCTCAAGAGCGCCGTCTCCCTGCCTGTCTTCAGCGGGGCGCCGAGCCCGGAGCAGGCGCCCCCCAAGCCGCCccggctgcacctggaggagctGCCCAGCAGCCAGCGCTCCATGTCCGTCAGCTGCGGTGAGGGCTGCTTCCACAGCGGGCAGGGCCtgcccttctccctcccacactACGACCAGCTGCCCTCCTCCATCTCCTTCTCTGCCGCCTCCTCTGAGGGCTCCTTCCCGGGCCGCTGGGGCCTG is a window encoding:
- the LOC119847296 gene encoding cdc42 effector protein 2-like — protein: MPAKTPIYLKTSTPKRGRKLRLRDVLSSDMISPPLGDFRHSAHIGPEGEGDMFGELSFLQGKYDLLPPLGRRLASQSAQAVGHEPARGPAASGYRSLLKSAVSLPVFSGAPSPEQAPPKPPRLHLEELPSSQRSMSVSCGEGCFHSGQGLPFSLPHYDQLPSSISFSAASSEGSFPGRWGLGYGARAGTDTQEPPCSPGASVPRSESLLGLDLDLGPSILDDVLRIMEEYKLPGAKAP